The DNA region AAATATTTTTCGGGGAATTAGCTCATCTGGTAGAGCGCCTGCCTTGCACGCAGGAGGTGGCAGGTTCGAGTCCTGTATTCTCCACCAATGTTTAAGGTGAAATTCTGCGGAATTTCACCTTTTTTTATTTTTCTGTGTTTTGGACTCACGAAACAATGTATTTTTATGATAAAGTTTAATGGGAAAATATTTAAATTAAGGAGTTTATATTATGAATACAAACAAAAAATTCAAGTTAACAACGATGCTTTTTGCAATTTTGACGGTTTCGGTTTTTGGGCAAGCAATTGATTGGAGCGCAACTAATATTACAATAACAACAGAGACACAATTGAGAGAGTTGGCTATACGCGTCAGTAATATGGGACAAAGTTTTAACGGGCAGACAATTACGCTTGCTAATGACATTGATATTAGTAGCGCTGCTTGGAACTTGCCTATTGGAGTATGGGAAAACGACAATCAAAATCATCATTTCAGGGGAACATTTGACGGTAATGGCAAATCTATCATAGGGTTGCACACTGCTAATAATAACACAGGTAATTTTCAAGGATTATTCGGAGTATTGAGAGGAACTATAAAAAACCTTATTCTTGCGGAAGTTCGGATTAGGGGAGGTAGCGATGTCGGCGGCTTAGTCGGAAGAAATCACGGAGGAACTATTGAAAACACTTCTCTTTTCGGGCTAAGCACAGATGGAATTATAGAAGGAGTTATTGATATATCAGGAAGCGGAAATTCCGTCGGTGGATTAGTCGGAAGAAATCAAAACGGACGGATTATCAATTCTCGTGTTATTGCAACCGTGCAAGGAAGGCAAGATGTCGGTGGACTGGTAGGTTGGAATGTTGGAGGAGTCATCGAAAGAAGTTATTTTGCTTGGCAAGTGAGCGGACACTCTGAAAGTCCGGAAGCAAATTCGCATGTCGGCGGCTTAGTCGGAAGAAATTCGGGGGTTTCGGCTTTAATTAATAATAGTTATTTTACGGGGGAAATAATAGGATTTCGTTCTACGGCGGGAATAGGCGGTTTGGTGGGACGCAACGAATCTAATGCGACTATTCAAAATAGTTATTCGGTATCTCATTTGAATTTATCCGGAGTAAGACAAATTGAAGGCATGCTGGTAGGTCAAAATGCCGTAAATTCCAGCGTTCTTAATTCTTACGCCTCAGGCAGAATATCAATTAGGGTTGGTGTATGGACTAATCTTCCTGTTATTCCGCTTATAGGGACTAATTCCGGTGCCGTGTTAAGCAGCGCAACAAAAACCGAAGAAGAAATGAGGCAGCAAAGTACGTTTGTAGATTGGGATTTTGAGAATATTTGGGAAATGAAAGATTCTTGGGTAAATGACGGTTTTCCGAGTTTGCGAATTCCGCATGATTGTTCTTTGAGACCTTGCAACGACATTAACTGCAACATTTGCAACCCAAGCTCAATCCGCCCCCGCGAAACGGAAACCCGTCAATACGGCATTATCCTCGAAGAAAACCCCGTCTCCGATTCTGCGGTAATCTTTGTTCGCACACCCGAATCGGCAACAATAACCTTGCGAATTTTGGACAATTTAGGCAACACCGTATTTGAAACAAACGGTATAAATACCGATACATTTACTTGGAATTTGCGAAACCAAGCAGGACGACTTGTTACAAGCGGCACATATCTTATTCTCGTCGAGGCGCGAGGACAAAGCGGAAGATTTTTCCTCTATTCGTCAAGGGTTGGGGTGAATCGATAATTTGGCTAATCAACATAGGCGCAAAGATAATCTTTGCGCCTATGTTTGCAATTTTCCACCGCAAATTTCCACAATTCCGCAATTTCCCCCCACTTGATTATACGCATAACGTATATTCTCACTACCACAACATAGGATTGCAGGAAAATTCCATAAAAACCGCAAAAATTAAAAAAATTCGTTTTTCCGTATAACAATAAAGTATTTTAAAGCGAGAAAGTTATATTTAACTGAAATTGTCAATAGTATCTAAGGTGGTTTTAACAATGAGTATGTTGCTTGAAAATCTTATGGAGTTGGATTGTTCCGAAATAGACGGCGAGTTTTTGCCGGATAGAGCCTTTGTCGCTCCGATTTTAACGCCCATAAGCAGCATTGCACCACCTCAAGGTAGTCCTTTCTTGGAAAGGACGAACAGCATGCGTAATATACTTAAATTTATGCCGTCAATTTACAGGTAAAACTTAAATTTATGAAACACACAATTAAAAAAGCCAAATCGGCTATCTTACTTTTTTTGTCAAAAATCACAAAATAGCATTAGGGCTTATTTCAAACGGAGATTACATTAAAGAATATATGCGAAAAAAGAGTAATGCTGAAAAATTGTTGTTTGACGCTCGCTGTAGAGATTATAAAATAGGAAATGATTATATGGAAGACAAAGAAATTGCAAGTTGTTACATAAAAGCATATATTGCACACAGAGAATGGCACGAATATCAAATGAATAACATGGGCAACGTTTTAGCAATAAACGCTTTTTACTATATACGAAAAGGTCTTCCGCTCGTTATTGCTTCTATAGTATCTCTTTTTGTCGGAATTTTGCTGGAGTATCATAGGCAAATATTTGAGTTTTTCAGATAACACGCATTGCTATTTTCTCTCTTTCTTTCCGACAACCTCTCTGCGCCTTTTTTCACACTTTCCACCGCAAATTTCCCCTATTCCAAATTTTCCTCCCGCTTGATTATACGCATAACGTATATTCTTACCACCACAACATAGGATTGCAGGAAAATCTCCTCGCAGTTCTTGTAAAAAATTATATAATGGTTTGATAAGAACCAACCCACGGGTTGTTCTGCATCATCAAACTGTTTTTAGTTAAAAATACGTTGAATTGTAATCCTATGTTGTGGTAAACTATGATTATTGGCAGAACAGCCTTTTTGTTGCTGTTCGTAAACATATTTTATGGGAGGGTTGCTCTATGGGCAAATTCAAATCTATTGTGGTATTGGCGACAATGTTGGTTCTTGCTGGAGTGGGGAGTGTTTGGAGTGCAGGAACGGCTACAAGAATTTACACGTTTACACAAGTTGGCAATGAAGAACATGGCAATCACGGTGGTGAGCGCCGACGAACTTTTACTGGTCCTGGTCGCATTGATATTCGCCTAATAGGTGGCGGCGGTGGCGGTCAAGGATCAGATGCCCCTGATAATTGGCTTGGAACAAATAGAGATGGAAGAGGTGGCGGCGGCGGTAGCGGGGCACTTGTTAATGCAACAATAACTACAAGGCAAAACTCTACTGAACTTAGAGATATTCGTGTAGGTTATGGCGGTGGTGGCGGTGCACGAAATAGGACAAACTCTAACCGTACTGGTCATAATGGTCATACTGGTGGACATTCGGCAATAACAATTGACGGTAGAAGAATTTACGCCGACGGCGGTCAAGGTGGGCACGGACATGATCGTGACCGGCTCGGCGGTTCCGGTGGAGGACGTAGAATAACCGGAGGGGCACTGCCAAACACAGACCAATTAACAGTTACCACTAATGGAGAAGATGGCAGAAATGGGCGCGAAGGAAGTAGTAACTCAACGTTGGGATATGGAGGATATGGCCACTATGATTTTGGTGCTGGTGGTCGTGGTGGCACTCCTCGTTACGACCCAGGCTCTGGCGGCGGAAGTGGTCGCGTAATAATCAGATTTACACCATTACATACTGTCCATTTTAATTCTAATGGCGGCTCTGCATTCAATGTAAGAGAAGTTTGGAATCGTGAACATTTGACTAATCCTGGCGCACCTACAAGGAGTGGTTGGTCTTTTGAGGGGTGGTTTCGTGATGATAACGGTCAGAGAGTTTTTGACTATAATGGCAACGGAACTTTACGTTATGTAGAAGGCAACGTAGGTCTTCACGCAAGATGGTCGCAATACACTTTTAATTTTAATCTAAACGGCGGATCTGGCGTAAGCAATACAACTCGAACAAGAAGAGATGGTGTGTTCACTCTTCCAACACCAAATAGAAATGGCTACATATTCTATGGTTGGCACGACAATAGCGGTTTATCGGGAAATCGCATAACTCAAATAACTCCTACTG from Chitinivibrionia bacterium includes:
- a CDS encoding InlB B-repeat-containing protein, giving the protein MGYGGYGHYDFGAGGRGGTPRYDPGSGGGSGRVIIRFTPLHTVHFNSNGGSAFNVREVWNREHLTNPGAPTRSGWSFEGWFRDDNGQRVFDYNGNGTLRYVEGNVGLHARWSQYTFNFNLNGGSGVSNTTRTRRDGVFTLPTPNRNGYIFYGWHDNSGLSGNRITQITPTANTRTLTFWARWQRIPETRAPITLELNQFPRNGGEVTVSWTTENPNTRGGHFWVYRRTNNAGN